The following proteins come from a genomic window of Flavobacterium crocinum:
- a CDS encoding 1-acyl-sn-glycerol-3-phosphate acyltransferase: MQKFDAIRPFYDSEINEALHGVVNHPMMKTMMNFTFPDIEDEVWKEQLKKTHSIRDFQCNFIYNTIQKVLEKSSEGLTTSGFEKLEPNTSYLFISNHRDILLDTTLLNVCLFEHGLVMTASAIGDNLVKKAFLATLAKLNRNFLVLRGLTPREMLQSSKLLSEYMGQLLLRENRSVWIAQKEGRTKDGNDETNPGVLKMIGMASDEENLMDYFKKLKVVPVSISYEYDPTDVLKMPQLMAEANNEVYVKDKNEDFMNIISGIMGTKKRIHISVGDVLDTEIDQIVAENDNANKQVLALAQTIDDVILKNYQLWPTNFIAYDILNETDRFADKYKESEKSLFERRLEMRIGSDNPVTRQGFLAMYANPVVNKLKYQDVI; this comes from the coding sequence ATGCAGAAATTTGATGCCATTCGACCTTTTTATGATTCTGAAATAAATGAAGCACTTCATGGTGTTGTCAATCATCCGATGATGAAAACCATGATGAACTTTACTTTTCCGGATATAGAAGATGAGGTTTGGAAGGAACAATTAAAGAAAACACATTCGATTCGTGATTTTCAATGCAACTTTATTTATAATACGATTCAGAAGGTTTTAGAAAAAAGTTCTGAAGGCTTGACGACTTCTGGTTTTGAAAAATTAGAACCTAATACTTCTTACTTATTTATATCGAATCATAGAGATATTCTTTTAGATACAACGCTATTAAATGTATGTTTGTTTGAACATGGTTTGGTCATGACAGCATCTGCAATTGGAGATAATCTGGTTAAGAAAGCTTTCCTGGCAACTTTAGCAAAACTGAACCGAAACTTTTTAGTTTTAAGAGGATTAACGCCTCGCGAAATGCTGCAAAGTTCTAAACTTCTTTCAGAATATATGGGACAATTATTGCTTCGCGAAAATCGTTCGGTTTGGATTGCCCAAAAAGAAGGAAGAACAAAAGACGGAAACGATGAAACCAATCCGGGAGTTTTAAAAATGATCGGAATGGCTTCTGATGAAGAAAACTTAATGGATTATTTTAAGAAATTAAAAGTAGTTCCGGTTTCCATTTCATACGAATACGATCCGACTGATGTTTTGAAAATGCCGCAATTAATGGCAGAAGCGAACAATGAGGTTTACGTAAAAGATAAAAACGAAGATTTCATGAATATCATCAGCGGTATCATGGGAACTAAAAAAAGAATCCATATTTCTGTCGGAGATGTTCTGGATACAGAAATTGATCAGATTGTAGCCGAAAATGACAATGCAAACAAACAGGTTTTGGCATTGGCACAAACTATCGATGATGTTATTCTGAAAAACTATCAATTATGGCCAACTAATTTTATTGCTTACGATATTTTAAACGAAACAGACCGGTTTGCAGACAAGTATAAAGAGAGTGAAAAATCTCTTTTTGAGCGTCGTTTAGAAATGCGTATCGGAAGCGATAATCCTGTGACTAGACAAGGGTTTTTGGCTATGTATGCCAATCCGGTTGTCAATAAATTAAAATACCAAGATGTCATCTAA
- a CDS encoding asparaginase yields MSSKAKILLIYTGGTIGMSKDFETGALKAFNFGKLIQKIPEIKQLDCEIESISFEHPIDSSNMNPEMWTKIATIIEESYASFDGFVVLHGSDTMSYSASALSFMLENLSKPVVFTGSQLPIGDLRTDAKENLITAIQIASLQENGKPVITEVCLYFEYKLYRGNRTSKVNAEHFRAFTAPNYPELVESGVHLKLNKHLFLPINKDAKLIVHKNLDNHVAIIKMFPGMSEIVLASILSTKGLRGIILETYGSGNAPTEDWFLSLIEKAIKSGMHIVNVTQCSGGSVNMGQYETSTALKSLGVISGKDITTEAAITKLMYLLGHKIPQNEFKDIFETALRGEIS; encoded by the coding sequence ATGTCATCTAAAGCTAAAATATTATTGATTTATACCGGAGGAACTATCGGTATGAGCAAAGATTTTGAAACAGGAGCTTTGAAAGCTTTTAATTTTGGTAAATTAATTCAGAAAATTCCTGAAATCAAACAATTGGATTGTGAAATCGAATCCATTTCATTCGAACATCCAATAGATTCTTCCAATATGAATCCCGAAATGTGGACAAAAATTGCCACTATTATCGAGGAAAGTTACGCTTCTTTTGACGGATTTGTGGTACTTCACGGTTCAGATACAATGTCATATTCAGCTTCAGCATTGAGTTTTATGTTGGAGAATTTGTCAAAACCTGTAGTGTTTACAGGTTCGCAATTACCGATTGGAGATTTGCGTACTGATGCTAAGGAAAACCTGATAACAGCGATTCAGATTGCTTCTCTTCAGGAAAACGGAAAGCCTGTTATTACAGAAGTATGTTTGTATTTTGAGTATAAATTATACCGCGGAAACAGAACTTCAAAAGTAAATGCAGAACATTTCAGAGCTTTTACAGCACCAAATTATCCTGAATTGGTAGAATCCGGTGTGCATTTAAAATTGAATAAACATTTATTTCTTCCAATAAACAAAGATGCAAAACTGATTGTTCATAAGAATTTAGACAATCATGTTGCGATTATAAAAATGTTCCCGGGAATGAGCGAAATCGTTTTGGCTTCAATCCTTTCTACAAAAGGTTTACGAGGAATTATTCTGGAAACGTATGGTTCCGGAAACGCTCCAACCGAAGACTGGTTCTTGAGTTTAATAGAAAAAGCCATCAAATCGGGAATGCATATCGTAAATGTAACGCAATGTTCAGGCGGAAGTGTAAACATGGGACAATACGAAACTAGTACAGCCTTAAAATCGCTTGGCGTTATTTCTGGAAAAGACATTACTACAGAAGCAGCGATTACAAAATTAATGTATTTGCTTGGGCATAAGATTCCACAAAACGAGTTTAAAGATATTTTTGAAACGGCTCTAAGAGGGGAAATCTCTTAA
- a CDS encoding MFS transporter has product MFKALKSKNFKLFFYGQSVSVIGTWMQKTAVSWMVYSITGSVFLLGLATFLSMIPSLFLAPLAGSIIGRYDRHKTLLFLQSLAMLQAGTLALLIYLKIYNINFILALSLIQGIINAFDMTCRQTMMIDIVDNKEDLPNAVALNSTMNNFARIAGPALAGIILHQYGEDICFIGNFLSYIPVLISLLLMKITPHIKAENKLNMLDDLIEGLDYVKKETEMARMLLMLTCSSLFVISFNTLMPVFAKDIFSGNAETFSWFESAAGIGSVLSAVYLANLKSAENMGKLMIAASLLLGFSVIILAISSNITIALICMTLSGIGMMGQTSSINIYIQTHSIVSMRSRSISYFMMAYQGMIPVGSLIIGYVSHSLGVRTTVAIQGIICILSVIVYVYYIKHKTTEELETCPVEYKNSKF; this is encoded by the coding sequence ATGTTTAAAGCCTTAAAATCTAAAAATTTCAAATTGTTCTTTTACGGACAATCTGTTTCAGTAATCGGAACCTGGATGCAAAAAACAGCCGTGAGCTGGATGGTGTACAGTATAACGGGATCTGTTTTTCTCTTGGGATTGGCAACTTTTTTAAGTATGATTCCGTCTCTTTTTCTGGCGCCTTTGGCAGGAAGTATAATCGGACGTTACGACAGACATAAAACATTATTGTTTCTGCAATCTCTTGCTATGCTTCAGGCAGGAACTTTAGCCTTGCTGATTTATCTTAAAATATACAATATCAACTTCATATTGGCATTAAGTTTAATTCAGGGAATCATCAATGCTTTTGATATGACCTGCCGTCAAACCATGATGATTGATATTGTCGACAATAAAGAAGATCTTCCGAATGCCGTAGCGCTGAATTCTACCATGAACAACTTTGCCAGAATTGCAGGTCCGGCGCTTGCGGGAATTATTCTGCACCAATACGGCGAAGACATCTGTTTTATTGGAAACTTTTTAAGTTACATTCCTGTTTTGATTTCGCTATTGCTAATGAAAATTACTCCTCATATTAAAGCTGAAAATAAACTGAATATGCTGGACGATCTTATCGAAGGACTGGATTATGTCAAAAAAGAAACCGAAATGGCAAGAATGCTTCTGATGTTAACCTGCAGCAGTTTGTTCGTAATTTCTTTTAATACGCTGATGCCGGTTTTTGCGAAAGACATTTTTAGCGGAAACGCCGAAACTTTCAGCTGGTTTGAAAGTGCCGCCGGAATTGGTTCTGTTTTATCTGCCGTTTATTTAGCCAATTTAAAATCAGCTGAAAATATGGGGAAACTGATGATTGCTGCGAGTTTACTTTTAGGTTTCAGCGTTATTATTCTGGCCATTTCCAGCAATATTACAATTGCTCTGATTTGCATGACTTTAAGCGGAATCGGAATGATGGGACAAACTTCATCCATCAATATTTATATCCAGACACACAGTATTGTTAGTATGCGTTCCAGAAGTATCAGTTATTTTATGATGGCATATCAGGGAATGATTCCTGTTGGAAGTTTAATAATCGGATATGTTTCTCACTCACTTGGTGTAAGAACTACGGTTGCCATTCAGGGAATTATTTGTATTCTTTCTGTGATTGTTTATGTGTATTATATAAAACATAAAACTACTGAGGAATTGGAGACTTGTCCGGTTGAGTATAAAAACTCTAAATTTTAG
- a CDS encoding LysR substrate-binding domain-containing protein — MEIYQLEYFIKTAEVLHFTKAAELCFVTQSGLSQQIKKLEEELGMPLFKRIGKKVQLTEAGSVFLIHAKKVVENVENGKQAIEDLNEMIGGELRIGVTYIFGLLVLPVVNTFAKRYQNLRIIVDYGTTESLEQKLINNELDLVLVISSHEIGPPIQKVPLFTSNMVMAVAKTNSLASLEKIPFKKIEEVPLILPGKGSNSREYVEILFVKHHMKPKISIELNSINALLQMVENSDWATIVAEKALKGWEHSLKAIQITGVVTKRDSFMLTIGSYQKKAVKLFMEEFSKSINES; from the coding sequence ATGGAAATCTATCAATTGGAATATTTTATCAAAACGGCTGAGGTTTTGCACTTTACCAAAGCAGCCGAATTATGTTTTGTAACACAATCGGGGCTTTCGCAGCAAATAAAAAAACTGGAAGAAGAACTCGGCATGCCTTTGTTTAAGCGAATTGGTAAGAAAGTACAATTGACAGAAGCGGGTTCGGTTTTTTTGATTCACGCCAAAAAAGTAGTAGAAAATGTAGAAAACGGAAAACAGGCAATTGAAGATTTAAACGAAATGATTGGCGGCGAACTGCGAATAGGCGTAACCTATATTTTCGGATTATTGGTGCTGCCTGTTGTGAATACCTTTGCCAAAAGATATCAAAATTTAAGAATCATAGTTGATTATGGTACCACAGAATCCTTAGAACAAAAACTAATTAATAATGAATTGGATTTGGTATTAGTTATTTCATCGCATGAGATTGGGCCCCCAATTCAAAAAGTGCCTTTGTTTACTTCTAATATGGTAATGGCGGTTGCAAAAACAAATTCTTTGGCTTCTTTAGAAAAAATACCTTTTAAGAAAATAGAAGAAGTACCGTTGATTCTTCCCGGAAAAGGATCAAATTCCAGAGAATATGTAGAAATATTGTTTGTAAAACATCACATGAAACCGAAGATTTCGATAGAACTAAATTCCATTAATGCCTTACTGCAAATGGTAGAAAACAGCGACTGGGCAACAATAGTAGCCGAAAAAGCATTAAAAGGCTGGGAGCACAGTCTAAAAGCCATTCAAATTACGGGCGTTGTGACTAAAAGGGATTCGTTTATGCTCACAATTGGAAGTTACCAAAAGAAGGCTGTAAAACTGTTTATGGAAGAATTTAGTAAAAGCATCAATGAATCTTAA
- a CDS encoding KilA-N domain-containing protein produces MAKGKSINVEGTQITILSKDGKDEYISLTDMARSQLQEVVIIKWLSLKSTIEYLGEWEALYNPNFNYTEFGIIKNEAGSNNFVLSVKHWIAITGAIGLTATAGRYGGTYGHKDIAFHFGMWISPRFQLLLVKEFQRLKEEENERLNLTWNLQRTLAKVNYKIHTDAIKENLIPQLLTKEKINFIYADEADLLNVALFGKTAKQWRVENPDATGNIRDEATIEQLVVLSNLESINAVLINKGIGQSKRLEQLNTIAITQIKSLLGNINLDKLK; encoded by the coding sequence ATGGCAAAAGGAAAAAGTATAAATGTTGAAGGAACTCAAATTACTATTTTATCAAAAGATGGTAAGGATGAATATATTTCCTTAACTGATATGGCACGCAGTCAATTGCAAGAAGTTGTAATTATAAAATGGTTAAGCCTTAAAAGTACAATTGAATATCTTGGAGAATGGGAAGCATTGTACAATCCAAATTTTAATTATACCGAATTCGGTATAATTAAAAATGAAGCGGGCAGTAATAATTTTGTGCTTTCGGTAAAACATTGGATTGCGATTACAGGAGCAATAGGACTTACTGCAACCGCCGGACGATATGGCGGAACTTATGGGCATAAAGACATAGCCTTTCATTTTGGGATGTGGATTAGTCCTAGGTTTCAACTATTGTTGGTAAAAGAATTTCAAAGACTTAAGGAAGAAGAAAATGAAAGACTGAATCTTACATGGAATTTACAGCGAACATTGGCAAAAGTAAATTATAAAATACATACTGATGCCATAAAAGAGAATTTGATTCCTCAATTGCTTACTAAAGAAAAAATAAATTTTATATATGCAGATGAAGCAGATTTACTAAATGTAGCACTATTTGGAAAAACAGCAAAGCAATGGCGTGTTGAGAATCCTGATGCAACAGGAAATATAAGAGATGAAGCCACAATAGAACAATTAGTTGTACTTAGTAACTTAGAAAGTATAAATGCGGTATTAATAAACAAAGGCATTGGTCAAAGCAAACGTTTAGAGCAACTGAATACTATTGCTATAACACAAATAAAATCACTATTAGGTAATATAAATCTGGACAAACTTAAATAA
- a CDS encoding leucine-rich repeat domain-containing protein codes for MKRILRLNISKIAVYGIHIGLFLIGIAAMGKDVKDSTSVIGEYTSIPDEKFEQILINLGYDSGSIDHKVLTANISKVTYLDLSNKSITDLTGLQDFVALTDLRCAQNQLTKLDVRKNPLLTTLDCRYNQISVLDLSKNTALGTLYTTSNPLGTLDLSKNPSLTELQSEDNKLTVLDLSKNLSLNIVWCNRNDITTLDVTQNTALTVLRCFGNQLTTLDASKNTALTYLDCKNNKLVKLNAQNGNNKILRYFEVEGNPGLQCIQVDANKALNSDWSKDKSAKYSKTACQ; via the coding sequence ATGAAAAGAATATTACGATTAAATATTTCGAAAATTGCTGTTTATGGGATTCATATAGGCCTTTTTCTTATTGGTATTGCAGCAATGGGTAAAGATGTTAAAGATTCAACCAGCGTGATTGGAGAATACACGTCTATTCCCGATGAAAAATTCGAACAAATCTTAATTAATTTAGGTTATGACTCGGGCAGTATTGACCACAAAGTATTAACGGCAAATATTTCTAAGGTTACTTATTTAGACCTTTCAAATAAAAGCATTACGGATTTAACAGGATTGCAAGATTTTGTAGCGTTGACTGATTTAAGATGTGCACAGAATCAACTAACGAAGTTAGATGTTAGAAAAAATCCTCTGCTTACAACTTTAGACTGCAGATATAATCAAATTAGTGTTTTAGACCTTAGTAAAAACACTGCTTTAGGTACTTTATACACTACTTCAAATCCATTAGGAACTTTAGATTTAAGCAAAAATCCTTCTTTGACTGAATTGCAATCTGAAGACAATAAATTGACGGTTTTAGATTTAAGTAAAAATCTTTCTTTGAATATTGTATGGTGTAACCGAAATGATATAACAACTTTAGATGTAACACAGAATACTGCACTTACTGTATTAAGATGTTTTGGAAATCAATTAACTACATTGGATGCCAGTAAAAATACAGCATTAACTTATTTAGATTGTAAGAACAATAAATTAGTGAAATTAAATGCTCAAAATGGTAACAATAAAATATTAAGATATTTTGAGGTTGAAGGAAATCCAGGACTTCAATGCATACAAGTGGATGCAAATAAAGCTTTAAACTCTGATTGGTCAAAAGATAAATCTGCAAAGTATAGCAAGACAGCTTGTCAATAA
- a CDS encoding S-adenosylmethionine decarboxylase family protein, whose product MDLPPYSPGLHKLVTLHVDEISKLTNSGGFVAVTNSILQKYELEKVGAVVHDFDNDSFTISYCLKESHICIHTWPEYNQLTLDVYLCNYLQDNSEKVRAVMADYVAYFDAEIIKDFEINR is encoded by the coding sequence ATGGATTTACCTCCTTATTCGCCAGGATTGCATAAACTGGTCACTTTACATGTCGACGAAATTTCGAAGCTAACTAACAGCGGTGGTTTTGTTGCTGTTACTAATTCCATTCTACAAAAATACGAATTGGAAAAGGTTGGTGCGGTAGTGCATGACTTTGATAACGATAGTTTTACAATCTCATACTGCCTTAAAGAATCACATATTTGTATACACACCTGGCCGGAATACAATCAGTTGACTTTGGACGTTTATTTGTGTAATTATCTTCAGGATAATTCGGAAAAAGTACGCGCTGTAATGGCAGATTATGTTGCTTATTTTGATGCAGAAATAATTAAAGATTTTGAAATTAACCGATAA
- a CDS encoding DUF4178 domain-containing protein translates to MKIPCYDCNTETELEVGFEVVNFVCPKCHSVYARDDEGQFRRKNKYTNVLQDYPLQVGDIGFLNGSEYKVTGILKKKVHPDYTWNEFILQNEAKEFLYLSLSNGHWMMLTEMEKIDPLKKGVKVLNHNDERYELYEHSDAQVIDAQGFFDFELRSRLIHLAEFINPPYIISVEKMNNIETAFHGEYVRKSVIKKAFPKRTMPYQSGVGMIEPSRFDLRNTAIIFCCFALLILTANWYIYKDQVEQNVFNSAIKFNEFNNKEMTTPSFVLNGASAPMTIKVSTAVLNSWANLNIALVNEDNGDEIYANKDIEYYYGTSDGESWTEGSQSEKFNICGVKAGKYHLSITPMKAPEDLSTSTMNVSVVWNQPSNRNVWLVIIGMVVIYFIIRYFRNQLERNRWADSSYSTYD, encoded by the coding sequence ATGAAGATTCCTTGTTACGATTGTAATACAGAAACCGAGTTAGAGGTTGGTTTTGAAGTAGTCAATTTTGTGTGTCCGAAATGCCACAGCGTATACGCTCGTGATGACGAAGGACAGTTTCGAAGAAAAAATAAATACACTAATGTACTTCAGGATTATCCGCTGCAAGTTGGCGATATTGGATTTTTGAATGGAAGTGAGTATAAGGTTACGGGCATACTGAAGAAGAAGGTTCATCCGGATTATACCTGGAATGAATTTATATTGCAGAATGAAGCTAAGGAATTCCTTTATCTTTCTCTTTCTAACGGGCATTGGATGATGCTTACCGAAATGGAAAAGATTGATCCATTAAAAAAAGGCGTTAAAGTTCTAAATCATAACGATGAAAGATATGAATTATATGAACATTCGGATGCGCAGGTTATAGACGCACAAGGTTTTTTTGATTTTGAACTTCGCAGCAGATTAATTCATTTGGCAGAATTTATAAATCCGCCCTATATTATTTCTGTTGAAAAAATGAATAATATAGAAACCGCTTTTCACGGCGAATATGTTAGAAAAAGCGTTATCAAAAAAGCATTTCCAAAAAGAACAATGCCCTATCAGTCCGGAGTCGGTATGATTGAGCCATCTCGTTTTGATTTGAGAAATACAGCTATTATTTTCTGCTGTTTCGCTTTATTGATTCTGACAGCCAATTGGTATATTTATAAAGATCAGGTGGAACAAAATGTGTTTAACAGCGCGATTAAATTCAACGAATTTAATAATAAAGAAATGACTACTCCGTCGTTTGTGCTCAATGGTGCTTCTGCTCCTATGACGATTAAGGTTTCGACAGCTGTCCTTAATTCATGGGCGAACTTAAACATCGCTTTGGTTAATGAAGATAATGGTGATGAAATTTATGCCAACAAAGACATAGAATACTATTATGGTACTTCTGATGGAGAATCCTGGACAGAAGGAAGTCAGTCCGAGAAATTTAATATCTGTGGTGTAAAAGCAGGGAAATACCACCTTTCGATCACACCAATGAAAGCTCCTGAAGATCTTTCGACCAGTACAATGAATGTAAGTGTAGTCTGGAATCAGCCGTCGAATCGAAATGTCTGGCTGGTTATCATCGGGATGGTTGTGATCTATTTTATAATACGATATTTCAGAAACCAATTAGAAAGAAATAGATGGGCAGACAGTTCTTACTCCACTTATGACTAA
- a CDS encoding DUF350 domain-containing protein: MELIHAQPIVNSIIYSILGIAILLVGYFIIEKLTPENTWKEVTEKSNVAVAIVLAAFIIGISMIISAAIHG, translated from the coding sequence ATGGAATTAATTCACGCTCAGCCAATAGTAAATTCGATTATCTATTCTATTTTAGGAATTGCCATTTTGTTAGTAGGCTATTTTATTATCGAAAAACTGACTCCGGAAAATACCTGGAAAGAAGTTACAGAAAAAAGTAATGTTGCTGTTGCGATTGTTTTGGCAGCGTTTATCATTGGAATTTCCATGATTATTAGTGCCGCAATTCATGGGTAA
- a CDS encoding polyamine aminopropyltransferase, which yields MGKKFLRFEFLLLFAVFIIATCGLIYELVAGTLASYLLGDSVKQFSFIIGVYLFSMGIGSFFSKFFNKNLLNTFVEIEILVGLIGGLSSVVLFLLFESVGSFQFILYLFVFVTGFLVGLEIPLLMNILKDRVEFKDLVSNVFTFDYIGALLASILFPLVLVPKLGIMGTSLFFGMINVSIAIALCFLLKRELKKPSLLRAKAVFSFLLLLTVFIFSNDILAYSEGKLYGENIIYTNSTPYQRIVLTHNKSDYRLYLNNNLQFSSADEYRYHEALVHPAMSMAKSVENVLVLGGGDGLAVREILKYKYVKKVTLVDLDEGMTKLFKTNSVLTNFNQNSLNNPKVTVINTDAYIWAKSCKEKYDVAIIDFPDPSNYSLGKLYSLNFYQTIKTILKPDAAVVIQTTSPYFAPKSFWCINKTVMQVFPQVDAYHAYVPSFGEWGYTIAINGFGTTFNSVNRKADGLRFYNYQFDRFNYFTNDMISNQIEINRLDNQILVRYFDEEWGKLQ from the coding sequence ATGGGTAAAAAGTTTCTTAGGTTTGAATTTCTTTTACTTTTTGCTGTATTTATAATTGCCACTTGCGGTCTTATTTATGAATTGGTTGCGGGAACTTTGGCGAGTTATTTATTAGGCGATTCGGTAAAACAGTTTTCATTTATTATTGGCGTGTACCTGTTTTCGATGGGTATAGGCTCTTTTTTTTCGAAGTTTTTCAATAAGAATCTGCTCAATACTTTTGTAGAAATCGAAATTCTGGTTGGACTTATCGGCGGTTTAAGTTCAGTGGTTTTGTTTTTGCTGTTTGAAAGTGTGGGCTCTTTTCAGTTCATTTTATATTTATTTGTTTTTGTAACCGGTTTTTTGGTTGGATTGGAGATTCCGCTTTTAATGAATATTTTAAAAGACAGGGTCGAGTTCAAAGATCTGGTTTCGAATGTTTTTACGTTTGATTATATCGGAGCACTTTTGGCATCGATCTTATTTCCATTGGTTTTAGTGCCAAAATTGGGCATTATGGGAACTTCTCTTTTCTTCGGAATGATCAATGTGAGTATTGCCATTGCTTTGTGTTTTTTGTTGAAAAGAGAATTAAAGAAACCGTCTTTATTAAGAGCAAAAGCTGTTTTCTCTTTTTTGTTATTATTGACTGTTTTTATTTTTTCGAATGATATTCTCGCGTATTCAGAAGGGAAATTGTACGGAGAAAATATCATTTATACCAATTCGACACCGTATCAGCGTATCGTTTTAACGCATAATAAGAGCGATTACAGGCTTTATTTGAATAACAACTTACAATTTAGTTCTGCAGACGAATATCGTTATCACGAAGCTTTGGTTCATCCTGCTATGTCGATGGCAAAAAGCGTTGAAAATGTTTTGGTTTTAGGTGGCGGAGACGGGCTTGCCGTTCGTGAAATCCTGAAATATAAATACGTTAAGAAAGTAACTTTGGTCGATTTGGACGAAGGAATGACCAAGTTGTTCAAAACCAATTCGGTGTTGACGAATTTCAATCAAAATTCGTTGAATAATCCTAAAGTTACCGTAATTAATACCGACGCTTATATTTGGGCGAAAAGCTGTAAAGAAAAGTACGATGTTGCGATAATCGATTTTCCGGATCCTTCTAATTATAGTTTGGGGAAATTGTATTCTCTTAATTTTTATCAAACCATAAAAACCATTTTAAAACCTGACGCAGCCGTTGTAATACAAACTACATCGCCTTATTTTGCACCGAAATCTTTTTGGTGTATCAATAAAACAGTCATGCAGGTTTTTCCTCAGGTAGATGCTTATCATGCCTATGTTCCGTCGTTTGGAGAATGGGGTTATACGATTGCCATAAATGGTTTTGGAACGACTTTTAATTCCGTAAACCGAAAAGCTGACGGATTGCGATTTTACAATTACCAATTCGACCGCTTCAATTATTTTACCAACGATATGATTTCAAACCAAATCGAAATCAATCGTTTAGATAACCAGATTTTAGTACGCTATTTTGATGAAGAGTGGGGAAAACTGCAATAA